In the Ferribacterium limneticum genome, GGTGAAATTGTCGGTGGTGATTTTTTCGAAACTGAGCGCTGTCCGACCCTGTTCGCCAGCGCCGGCATCAGCCAGCTGCAACTGGCCGAATTCGGCGGCACCGAAATTGCGCGCCACGACGTAATACTGCAGCTGCTCGCTGCGGGCCTGCAGCGCGATGCGGAAAACCGGCGGATTGGCGTAGAAGCCACGATCCACCGTCAAGGCCAGAACACCCCATAAAGCTTCGTCCGCCAGCGCTGGCGAGTGCAGCCAGTGCGAGGTCTGCGCGGGGCCACCGGCCGTTTCAAGCAAGGCATATCGCCCCGTCGGCCAGTCGCGGGTTTCAAAGGCGGCCTCGTCCTGCCCGGCGCTCAGCGTCTGTCCGACCAGCGGGACGTCAGCGTACTGCCAGCTCAGGGTCAGCGGCCGGCCGGCCTGAACCGGTGCGACACGCTGGCGCGGCGCGATGAATGTGGCAGGCAGGGCCGGATCGAGACTGCGCGGGGCGTTCTGGTTGCCGTAAAGGACCAGCCCACCGGAAGCGACCGGCGCTTCGGTGAAATTGGCGAAGTAGGGATTGACCACGCGCAGACCAATCAACAGGGTCGTGCCATGAATGTCACGCAGGGCATTGTCGGCATCATCGGCTTCGAACAGCACGCGCAGGCGACCGTCCCGCACCCGTGTCAGCAACTTACCGGCGGCCAGCGCCTGCTCCGCGCCCGGCACCACGAAATCGATGTCGGCACAAAGTCCCCGGTAGTAACCGTGCTCGACTTCAACTTCGCAAAGGGTGCGGAAATGGATGCTCATTTTTCGTGCAACTCCAGCCCGATGTCGGTGATCGGCGCACCCGGCATGAAGGGCTCCTGATCCTGGATGGTCACCAGCCGCGCCCGGTAGAGCACCGAGGGCTGGTACTTGGCACCGACGCTGGCCCAGATCTGGTTCAGGGTTTCCGGCGTCACGCTGTACAGCTCCATGACGATCTTGCCGATGCGGGAATCGAGTGCCGGGTAATCGTCGGCACTGAAGGCCGGGTGCGACTGGAAGAAGGTCAGCACGTTCGACAGGGCTTTCAGCGTCAGCGGGTAGTCATTCATCCGGGCCGCGAAAAGCAGCGTCAGGTTCAGCTTAAGTTCCGGCTGCAGCACCATCTCGCGACCATTGCGCATGATCCTGGCCGGCACCTGCTCGCGCAGCACGCGCTCTTCCTCGATATTGACCAGACAGAGCCTGACCGTACCGCTGGCGATGGCCAGATTGCCTTTTTCATCGAGGATGCCGCCCGGCACGACCTGGCCCAGCGAAGCCGAGCCCGTCCGGCGCAGCAGGTAGGCATTGAATTGATCCGCCAGGAAGGTCACCGCCACATCCAGCATGCCGCCTCTTTCATCGATTTGAACCTGGCGCCGGCGACCCAAAAAAGAGGGCCAGCACACAGACGAAACAAACTTCCGATTTGCGTTGCAGAAACGTAAATTTCAGTAAAGCACAGTAAATATTTTTTGTCACCGGGATTTTCAATATGCATATTTTCTGATGCACCATGAAAATACCCCATCGCCGAATTGACAAATTCAACAGCAGCAATTAAAACGATTGTATTCTTTTAAACTGATCAATGAAGGATTGTTATCCGCACGTTGTCGGATTTTAGCGACACATAACAAAACCAACTTTCTCGGCAGCCAGGCTTGAACTAAACCTCAAGATGACATGTCGATAGTAGAATGTGCTTCAAAAAAGACCGGTCTCGCTTCAAAAAAACTGATCGCCACATTGTTTCGCCAGCAGTAAAAAACACCGCGTAATGTCCTGAAAGGTGAGTCATGCAGCCTGTTTTTCGCACAGCCATGCGACAGCGAATCGCCCAGGCGCGAAGCTTTGATGACCTCGGCTGCCTGCCGGACAAAATCCTTGATCAGCCCCCTCCTGCCAGCAAGCCGACCGCCCGGTCGATCGGCAACCCCGCGCCCGATTCATTGCCGCCAGCCTGTCGGCAATCCAGCTGCACCAACGACTGAACCGTAAGGAGACCCACCATGGCCAAGAAAGCCCTTTGCATCGGCATCAACAATTACCCCGGCACCCACATGGACCTGCAGGGCTGCGTCAATGACGCCAACGACTGGGCCGGCGTGCTGACTGAGCGCGGCTTCAAGGTCAGCAAGCTGCTCGACGACCAGGCCACCAAGGCAGCGATGATCGATGCCATGGCCGCGCTGATCGGCAAGGGCGCCAAGGGCGACACGCTGGTCATCACCTTCTCCGGCCACGGCACCTACCAGCCGGACACCGACGGCGACGAAGCCGACGGCCTCGACGAAGCGCTCTGCCCCTACGATCTGCAGACCGGAGGCGAAGCGCTGACCGACGACGAAATCCGCAATCTGTTCCTGACCCGCAAGGCCGGCGTGCGCGTCGTGCTGCTGTCCGACAGTTGCCACTCCGGCACCGTGACCCGCGCCGCCAAGGCCGAGAAGGATGCCGACACCCGGCCGCGCTTCATGCCGATGGGCAACTGGCTACCGGAAAAACTGCTGCCGAAGAACCGGGCCGGCAAGGTGGCCACCACGATGGTGGGCGCCGCCGGCACCACGCCCTTCTTCGGTGCCTATTCGAACAAGCTCGGTGACCTGCTGATTTCTGGCTGCAAGGAAGGGCCGAACAATTTCAGCTACGACGCCCGGATCAACGGCCGCTACAACGGAGCCTTCACCTATTACGCGCTGAAGGCGCTGAAGAGCCTGAAGGCCGGCGCCACCTACGCCGACTGGCACAAGGCCATCGCCAAGTACCTGCCCTCGGCCAGCTACCCGCAGGCCCCGCAGATCGTCGGCAGCGCCACCGCTCGCAAGGGCAAGATTTTCGAATAAACCGCCCGCCGCCCCCAACGCCGTTCAGTTAATGGAAAAACGCTTGCGTTTGTCGTTCCCACTTTCGCACCCCAAGGGTACTTCCTGCGGGGCGCGGGAATGAGGCTTAACTGAAGCACATTGGCCCGCCGCCCCAGCCCTGACAAGGAGACTCGCATGTCCCAGCGCCTCTACAAGATTCGCGGCAGCCGCGAAGATGCCATTCGCCGCGCTGCCGGCGGCCCGCAACCGCTGTTCCGTTTATTGCCGGGAACCGCCCGGGATGGCAGCGGCGATCAAGTCGAGGTCAGCGGCGACACCGTGGTTCGGGTCGAACTCGACAACGGTTTCGTGCTGTGGAGCCGGGTCGACGACCTGTCGCGCGATTTCGGCACGCCGCCGGCCCGCGACGGCAGCGAGGCCTGGGACTTCAGCCGCCTGACGCCGCGCCACACGGCGAGCAGCGAGCGCGGACTGGGCGGATTGGCCATTCGCGTACTCGAATTTTTCGGCGTCGACCTGGCCGAAAAAGCCGCCGGCAAACTGGGCAAGCACTTCGAGGAAAAGCTGCTCGGCAAGCAAGCCCCCGGCCTTTACCGGCTTGATCTGGCCGGCGACTTCGCGCTCAAGCCAATCGCCGACAACGAAGCGCTGCCCGCCACGGCCGGCCCGTTGCTGATCTTCCTGCACGGCACCGCCTCGTCCGGCCAGGGCAACTTCGGCAAGTTGTGGGATGCCGGCAATGCCGAAGGCGCCCGCCTACGGGAATCCTTGCTGCCCAGCTATGGCGACCGCGTCTTTTCGCTGGAGCACCGGACGCTGACGGAGAGCCCGATCGACAACGCGCTGGCCCTGGCCAAACGCCTGCCGGAAGGCGCCGAAATCCATCTGGTCAGCCATTCCCGTGGCGGCCTGGTCGGTGAAGTGATGGCCCTGTCAGGCTGTGCCGACCTCGGCAAGACCTTGAGCAAGGAACACGTCAAGACACTGTTCGCCGCCGACCGCACACTGGCGCCGCAACTCGGCCTGCTGCCGCTGTCCGATGCCGAAATGAAGGCGCGTGACGCCGCCTACGACGGCGACCGCAAGCGCCTGCTCGAACTGATCGACGTCTTCGCCCAAAAGAAACTGCGCATCGGCCGCTTCGTTCGCGTCGCCTGCCCGGCCCGCGGCACGACACTCGCTTCCGGTCGCCTCGACCGCTGGCTGTCGGTGCTCGATTACGTCGCCACCGCCGCCACTGGCGACGGCCTGTTCGCCGATGGCCTCGATTTCCTGCTCGCCGTCGTCAAGGAGCGCACCGATCCGCGCACTCTGCCCGGCGTCGAAGCGATGATGCCCGGCTCGGCCCTGACCCGCCTGCTCAACAACACGCCGGAACTGGTCAGCAGCGCCGACCTGTCGGTGATCGCCGGCGACATCGAAGCCGGCGACGGCCTGTGGAACACGCTGAAGGTGCTCGCCACCGACTGGTTCTACAAGAACGAACACGATCTCGTCGTCGATACCGCCTCGATGAGCGGCGGCCTGCCGCGCCTCGGCAATGGCGCCCGCGTCCGTCAGGACCAGGGGCCCAAGGTCAATCACTTCCGCTACTTCACCAACGAGCAGAGCGTGCGCTGGCTGCGCGCCGGCCTGACCCGCAGCGACGGCGACAGCGGCGGCTTCCTGCCGATCGCCGCCAAACCCTACGTCGGCCCGCGTTGCGCGGCGGCCGTCAGCCGCAGCCGTGGCGGCAACAAGCCACGGCCGATTGCCATCATGCTGCCCGGCACCATGGGCAGCGAACTGAAGGCCGGCGACGACGAAATCTGGCTGAACTACTGGGCCCTGCTCAAGGGCGGCCTGAAAAAGATCGCCATGGGCCGCGACGAAATCACGCCAGTCGGGTTGGTCGACGAGTTCTACGGCCCGCTGGTCGAATTCCTGGCGCGTAGCCATCAGGTTGAAATCTTCCCCTACGACTGGCGTTTCTCGGTTCGCAAAGCAGCGGCGAAACTGGCGGTCACGCTTGAACCTTTGGTCAGCCAGGCCGAACGTTCCGGCCAGCCGTTGCGCCTGGTCGCCCACTCGATGGGCGGTTTGGTTGTCCGCTCGATGATCGCCGATGGCGCTGCCGGCACGGCGCTGTGGAAGCGCATCATACGCCTGCCCGGCAGCCGTTTCCTGATGCTCGGCACGCCCAATTTCGGCTCCTACGAAGCCGTGCGCTGGCTGACCGGGTTCAACCCGACCGAGGGCAAGCTGTCGCTGCTCGACATCACGCACAGCACCGACGACATCATCGGCCTCGTTGCCCGCTACCCCGGCCTGCTCGAACTGCTGCCCTTCGCCCCGGACGATCCGGATTTCGCCGACCAGTCGCGGTGGACGGCGCTGCGCAAGGAAATCGGCGCCCGCTGGGATACTGCCGAAAGCAAAGACCTGCAGGAAGCCGCCGCCACCTGGAGCTTCCTCAAGGCGGCCGCGCCCGATCCGCAGCACATGGTCTATGTCGCCGGCAGCCAGCCGGCCACGGTCATCGACTATCAGCTGAGCGCCGGCGACATTCCCTTCCGCCCCGACCTCAAGCGCCTCGAATTCATTGCCACCCGCGAGGGTGACGGCACCGTTGCCTGGGCTTCTGGCCGCCTGCCGGGCGTACCGGTCTGGTACGTCGACAACACCGCACACGACATGCTGTGCGCCCAGCCCAAGGCCTTCCCCGGCTACCTCGACATCCTGGTCAATGGCCAGACCAGCCTGCTGCCCAGTGCCCCCCCGGCCCGCAGCCGCGCCGCCGCCGGCGAGGAACGTTTCGTGCTGCCACCGGCCCCGCCGGCCGATGGCATTCCGTCGCCCGACGATATGGCCGGCCTCGGCTTCTCCGGCCAGTTGCCCGAAAGCATCGAGAGCGAACGGCAATCGCCGCCGATCGAGGTCAGCATCCGTCACGGCAACCTGACCTACGCCCGCCATCCGGTCGTCGTCGGCCACTACCAGGGCGACACGGTGATCAGCGCCGAAGCGGTGCTCGACCGCCAGCTCGGCGGCCACCTGACCCGCCGCCTTGATCTCGGCATCTACCCCGGGCCGCTCGGCAGCCACACCGTTTTCCTCAACGACTCACCGACCGCCAAGCCCAAGGGCGCCATCGTCGTCGGCCTCGGCCAGATCGGCGGGCTCAGCCCCGGCCTGCTTGAATCCTCGGTGCGCGATGCCTTGCTCGATTTCGCGCTGAAGGTCGCCTACTGGCCCGATGCCCGCTTTGGCGAGGAAGGCCGGCCACGGTCGGCCGCCGTCACCTGCCTGCTCGTCGGCACCGGCGCCGGCGGCCTGCCGATCGGCGATTCGCTCGAAGCCATCCTGCGCGCCGCCATTGCCACCAACGCGGCGCTGGCCGAACACGAACTGGAAGGCCGCGTCCTGATCGACCGCCTCGAACTGCTCGAACTGTACGAGGACGTGGCCATCACCGCCGCCGAAGCGCTTGGCCGCATCCTGCAGAACGAACAGCTGGCACCGGCCATCCGCTGGCCGGCCGGCTGCGTTGAAACCGCCCAGGCCGGCCGTCGCCGGGTGCGTTTCGACACCCCCAACGAGTGGTACCAGCGCCTCGAAATCGTCCGCCAGGAAGATCGCCTGCGCTTCCTCTTCCCGACTGATCGGGCGCGTGCCGAAGAAACCCTGGCCACCGGGCAACTGGCGCTGGCCGATGCCTTTGTCAGGATCGCCAGCCGCGACACTGGCCAGAACTCCGAAGCGGCCAAGACGCTGTACGAAATGCTGCTGCCGCTGCGCCTGCGCGAACTGGCGCCGCAACAGGGCAACCTGGTCGTCATCGTCGACCGCCAGTCGGCCTGCTACCCCTGGGAGCTGCTCGAAAACCGCTGGAGCGTCGGCGAACGGCCGCCCTCGGTCGCCGCCGGCTTCGTCCGCCAGTTCCGCACCGCCGACTTCCGTCAGCGGCCGGCCCACGGCTTCGCCAACACGGCGCTGGTCATCGGCGACCCCGATCTGCAGAACGCCCCCGACTTCTGCGACCTGCCCGGCGCCCGCGACGAAGCGCAACTGGTCGCCGAACAACTGGCGGCCGAAGGCTACGAGGTCACCGACTGCATCGAGCAGACGGCAACGCCGATCATGGAATCGCTGCACAAGAACAGCTGGCGCATCCTGCATCTGGCCGGGCACGGCGTGCATGAATTCCCGGTGCCGGCTGGCAAGGATGCCGACAATGCAGCGAAAAAGCCCACCGACAAGGCCGTAAGCAAGGTTTCCGGCATGGTCATCGGCCCGAACAATTTCCTGACCCCGGGCGACATCGCGCAGATGCGTTTCGTGCCGGAACTGGTCTTCGTCAATTGCTGCCACCTTGGCCGCGTAGATGGCAATCGCGACCTCGACCGCCTCGGCCTGGCGGCCAACCTCGGAGAGGAATTCATCCGCATGGGCGTGCGCGCCGTGATCGCTGCCGGCTGGGCGGTGGATGACCGGGCCGGCCAGGCCTTTGCCGCCACCTTCTATCGCGGCATGCTGGCTGGCGAAACCTTCGGCGAAGCGGTCCGCGTCGCCCGCGAGGATGTCTGGCAGCGCTTCCCGGACGTCAACACCTGGGGTGCCTACCAGTGCTACGGCGACCCGGACTTCCGCTTCCACCGCGATGGTTCGGCCCCGCAGCACATCGTCACGCCGTTTGCCACGGCCCACGAACTGGTCGCTGAATTCGAGAACATCGCCGCCGACCAGCGCGCCGGGGCAACTGACGACGCCTGCGGCAAGATCGAACGCCGTTTGGCGCGCATTCCCGCCAACCAGAAAGCCAGCTGGCTGGCCCGGGCCGACGTGCAAGCTGCACTCGGCCTGGCCTGGGGCGAAGCCCGCTGCTGGCCGGAAGCCATCGCCTGCCTGGAAAAGGCGCTGACGGCCGACAAGGGCGACTGCTCGATGCGGGCGCTGGAGCAATACGCCAATTTCCGCGTGCGCTACGCGGCCGAACGCTGGCAAGGCGCCAGCCACAAGGCGGCCAAAACGCGTGAAAAACTGCGGGTCGAACAGGCTGAGTTGATCGAGTCGGCCATTCTCGATCTCGACACCCTGTGCCAGCGCGCCCCCACCGTCGAACGCCTGAACCTGCTGGGCAGTGCCTACAAGCGACTGGCG is a window encoding:
- a CDS encoding DUF4255 domain-containing protein, which translates into the protein MLDVAVTFLADQFNAYLLRRTGSASLGQVVPGGILDEKGNLAIASGTVRLCLVNIEEERVLREQVPARIMRNGREMVLQPELKLNLTLLFAARMNDYPLTLKALSNVLTFFQSHPAFSADDYPALDSRIGKIVMELYSVTPETLNQIWASVGAKYQPSVLYRARLVTIQDQEPFMPGAPITDIGLELHEK
- a CDS encoding caspase family protein; translation: MAKKALCIGINNYPGTHMDLQGCVNDANDWAGVLTERGFKVSKLLDDQATKAAMIDAMAALIGKGAKGDTLVITFSGHGTYQPDTDGDEADGLDEALCPYDLQTGGEALTDDEIRNLFLTRKAGVRVVLLSDSCHSGTVTRAAKAEKDADTRPRFMPMGNWLPEKLLPKNRAGKVATTMVGAAGTTPFFGAYSNKLGDLLISGCKEGPNNFSYDARINGRYNGAFTYYALKALKSLKAGATYADWHKAIAKYLPSASYPQAPQIVGSATARKGKIFE
- a CDS encoding CHAT domain-containing protein translates to MSQRLYKIRGSREDAIRRAAGGPQPLFRLLPGTARDGSGDQVEVSGDTVVRVELDNGFVLWSRVDDLSRDFGTPPARDGSEAWDFSRLTPRHTASSERGLGGLAIRVLEFFGVDLAEKAAGKLGKHFEEKLLGKQAPGLYRLDLAGDFALKPIADNEALPATAGPLLIFLHGTASSGQGNFGKLWDAGNAEGARLRESLLPSYGDRVFSLEHRTLTESPIDNALALAKRLPEGAEIHLVSHSRGGLVGEVMALSGCADLGKTLSKEHVKTLFAADRTLAPQLGLLPLSDAEMKARDAAYDGDRKRLLELIDVFAQKKLRIGRFVRVACPARGTTLASGRLDRWLSVLDYVATAATGDGLFADGLDFLLAVVKERTDPRTLPGVEAMMPGSALTRLLNNTPELVSSADLSVIAGDIEAGDGLWNTLKVLATDWFYKNEHDLVVDTASMSGGLPRLGNGARVRQDQGPKVNHFRYFTNEQSVRWLRAGLTRSDGDSGGFLPIAAKPYVGPRCAAAVSRSRGGNKPRPIAIMLPGTMGSELKAGDDEIWLNYWALLKGGLKKIAMGRDEITPVGLVDEFYGPLVEFLARSHQVEIFPYDWRFSVRKAAAKLAVTLEPLVSQAERSGQPLRLVAHSMGGLVVRSMIADGAAGTALWKRIIRLPGSRFLMLGTPNFGSYEAVRWLTGFNPTEGKLSLLDITHSTDDIIGLVARYPGLLELLPFAPDDPDFADQSRWTALRKEIGARWDTAESKDLQEAAATWSFLKAAAPDPQHMVYVAGSQPATVIDYQLSAGDIPFRPDLKRLEFIATREGDGTVAWASGRLPGVPVWYVDNTAHDMLCAQPKAFPGYLDILVNGQTSLLPSAPPARSRAAAGEERFVLPPAPPADGIPSPDDMAGLGFSGQLPESIESERQSPPIEVSIRHGNLTYARHPVVVGHYQGDTVISAEAVLDRQLGGHLTRRLDLGIYPGPLGSHTVFLNDSPTAKPKGAIVVGLGQIGGLSPGLLESSVRDALLDFALKVAYWPDARFGEEGRPRSAAVTCLLVGTGAGGLPIGDSLEAILRAAIATNAALAEHELEGRVLIDRLELLELYEDVAITAAEALGRILQNEQLAPAIRWPAGCVETAQAGRRRVRFDTPNEWYQRLEIVRQEDRLRFLFPTDRARAEETLATGQLALADAFVRIASRDTGQNSEAAKTLYEMLLPLRLRELAPQQGNLVVIVDRQSACYPWELLENRWSVGERPPSVAAGFVRQFRTADFRQRPAHGFANTALVIGDPDLQNAPDFCDLPGARDEAQLVAEQLAAEGYEVTDCIEQTATPIMESLHKNSWRILHLAGHGVHEFPVPAGKDADNAAKKPTDKAVSKVSGMVIGPNNFLTPGDIAQMRFVPELVFVNCCHLGRVDGNRDLDRLGLAANLGEEFIRMGVRAVIAAGWAVDDRAGQAFAATFYRGMLAGETFGEAVRVAREDVWQRFPDVNTWGAYQCYGDPDFRFHRDGSAPQHIVTPFATAHELVAEFENIAADQRAGATDDACGKIERRLARIPANQKASWLARADVQAALGLAWGEARCWPEAIACLEKALTADKGDCSMRALEQYANFRVRYAAERWQGASHKAAKTREKLRVEQAELIESAILDLDTLCQRAPTVERLNLLGSAYKRLALVEAEGPRRMDALVNMAQHYRLAYERRRDAYAFTNWLAGALLTAQRGESPAAADPVAMQRELDALLRELAQRNEADPNFWDSASLADLQLIKLLSQPAAPPRKRGEAASPAPGVAVLHAYRHAIARGASPREVSSVAEHIDFLLTLWAPDDKANRRILEQIQENLS